A genomic window from Lotus japonicus ecotype B-129 chromosome 1, LjGifu_v1.2 includes:
- the LOC130713201 gene encoding cation/H(+) antiporter 15-like isoform X1: MEHHHENSTDDYIVCYAPTMVTTNGIWQGDNPLAYSLPIFILQLTLVVAATRIFVFILKPLRQPRVIAEIMGGLMLGPSVLGQSKAFANTVFPLRSAMMIETMANVGLLYFLFLVGVEMDISVVRNAGKRAVAAAIAGMVLPFVVGAAFSFILSREYNNDMNQGTYILFLGVALSVTAFPVLARILAELKLINTELGRLALSAALITDVCAWIMLVLAITLAENKTASLASLWVLLSSVAFVAFCAYVVRPAAAWVVKKTPEGEAFSEFHISLILAGVLVSGLTTDAIGTHSVFGAFVFGLAIPTGPLGVTLVEKLEDFVSGLLLPLFFAVSGLKTNIGVIRGSYTWAILILVIFLACTGKIVGTILIGFFYEMPLSEGAALGLLMNTKGLIEMIVLNVGKDQKVFDDESFAIMVVITVIMTAIVVPAVSVIYKPSRRSIYYKRRTIQVSKSDAEFRVLVCVHTPRNVPTMINLLEASNPTKKSPICVYVLHLVELSGRTSAMLIVHNTAKAEQPALHKSDAQTDHVITPFENYERRANFVSIQPLTAISPYSSMHEDICNVAEDKRVSLIIIPFHKQQTVDGEMEATNMAFRDINKNVLAHAPCSVGVLVDRGLSGGSNLLAANQVSYNVAILFFGGPDDREALCYGWRMLEHQGISLTIMRFVSGEELSGERLREQQQKHSSNNEQSVLSVQTDKDIQKQLDERLLHEFRMRCEDDDSVDYIEKVVNNGEETVAEIRTMDEHDLFIVGRGQAVVSPLTAGLTDWSECPEIGAIGDLLASSDFAATASVLVLQQYAGQGSTGEGIETPHEHDEEHFPQINQSSEGQFMSNTERV, from the exons ATGGAACATCATCACGAAAACAGCACGGATGATTACATAGTCTGCTATGCACCAACCATGGTCACAACAAATGGGATATGGCAGGGAGATAACCCCTTGGCTTATTCCCTCCCTATCTTCATACTGCAATTAACTTTGGTTGTGGCTGCCACCCGCATATTCGTCTTTATTCTTAAGCCATTACGCCAGCCGCGCGTAATCGCTGAAATCATG GGTGGACTAATGTTGGGTCCTTCAGTGCTAGGCCAAAGCAAAGCATTTGCCAACACTGTGTTTCCTCTAAGAAGCGCAATGATGATTGAAACAATGGCAAATGTTGGTCTTCTTTATTTCCTCTTCTTGGTAGGAGTTGAGATGGACATATCAGTGGTGCGCAACGCAGGTAAAAGGGCAGTGGCTGCAGCAATTGCCGGCATGGTCTTGCCTTTCGTCGTCGGCGCAGCCTTCTCCTTCATTCTGAGCAGAGAGTACAACAATGACATGAACCAAGGTACATACATCCTCTTCCTCGGCGTCGCGCTGTCGGTCACCGCATTTCCCGTCCTGGCTCGGATCCTCGCAGAGCTCAAACTCATCAACACAGAGCTCGGAAGGCTCGCGCTCTCGGCTGCGCTCATCACCGATGTCTGTGCTTGGATTATGTTAGTTTTGGCGATCACTTTAGCTGAGAACAAAACAGCATCGCTTGCTTCTCTTTGGGTTCTTTTGTCAAGTGTAGCATTTGTGGCGTTTTGTGCTTATGTTGTTCGACCCGCGGCTGCATGGGTAGTAAAGAAAACGCCAGAAGGAGAAGCCTTCAGTGAGTTCCACATTTCTCTTATCTTAGCAGGGGTTTTGGTCTCAGGTTTAACCACAGATGCTATTGGAACTCACTCTGTTTTTGGAGCTTTTGTGTTTGGTTTGGCAATCCCAACTGGACCCCTTGGTGTAACTCTTGTGGAGAAGCTTGAGGACTTTGTTTCGGGACTTTTGCTCCCTCTTTTCTTTGCTGTTAGTGGGCTGAAAACAAATATAGGAGTCATCAGAGGGTCATACACCTGGGCCATTCTTATTCTAGTCATTTTTCTTGCCTGCACTGGAAAAATTGTTGGAACTATACTCATTGGATTCTTTTACGAAATGCCTCTGAGTGAAGGTGCTGCACTTGGCTTACTCATGAACACAAAGGGACTAATTGAGATGATTGTACTTAATGTTGGAAAGGACCAGAAG GTGTTTGATGACGAATCATTTGCAATCATGGTGGTGATAACAGTAATAATGACCGCAATTGTTGTGCCTGCGGTATCAGTCATTTACAAACCATCAAGGAGAAGCATATACTACAAAAGAAGGACCATTCAGGTATCAAAATCAGATGCAGAGTTCAGAGTCCTAGTCTGTGTACACACCCCTAGAAATGTCCCAACCATGATCAACCTCCTTGAAGCCTCGAATCCAACAAAGAAATCCCCAATCTGCGTCTACGTGCTCCATTTGGTCGAGCTCAGTGGCCGGACATCCGCCATGCTCATTGTCCACAACACAGCAAAAGCAGAACAGCCTGCGCTCCACAAATCCGATGCTCAAACAGACCATGTCATCACCCCCTTCGAGAACTACGAGCGCCGCGCCAATTTCGTCTCGATCCAACCCTTGACAGCAATCTCGCCTTACTCCAGCATGCATGAAGACATATGCAATGTGGCAGAGGACAAACGTGTTTCGTTAATAATCATTCCTTTCCATAAACAACAAACAGTTGATGGTGAAATGGAAGCTACAAACATGGCATTTCGAGACATCAACAAGAATGTGCTAGCACATGCACCTTGCTCAGTTGGTGTTCTGGTTGATAGAGGGTTAAGTGGCGGCTCGAACCTCTTAGCTGCAAATCAAGTATCTTACAATGTAGCTATATTGTTCTTTGGAGGACCAGATGACAGAGAAGCATTGTGCTATGGATGGAGAATGTTGGAGCATCAAGGGATAAGCCTCACCATAATGCGATTTGTTTCGGGGGAAGAATTGAGTGGTGAGCGTTTGAGGGAACAACAACAGAAACATAGCAGCAACAATGAACAAAGTGTGCTGAGCGTGCAAACAGATAAGGACATTCAGAAGCAGCTTGATGAGAGGCTTCTGCATGAGTTCAGGATGAGGTGTGAGGATGATGATTCAGTTGATTATATTGAGAAGGTTGTGAACAATGGGGAGGAGACAGTTGCGGAGATAAGGACAATGGACGAACATGACCTTTTCATTGTTGGGAGAGGGCAAGCGGTGGTTTCACCACTCACTGCAGGGCTCACTGATTGGAGTGAGTGTCCTGAGATTGGAGCAATTGGAGATTTGCTAGCTTCATCTGATTTTGCAGCAACTGCTTCTGTGTTGGTACTGCAACAATATGCTGGGCAAGGGTCAACTGGTGAAGGGATAGAAACACCACATGAACATGATGAAGAACATTTTCCTCAAATTAATCAATCTTCAGAGGGACAATTTATGTCCAACACAGAACGTGTATGA
- the LOC130713201 gene encoding cation/H(+) antiporter 15-like isoform X2, producing MMIETMANVGLLYFLFLVGVEMDISVVRNAGKRAVAAAIAGMVLPFVVGAAFSFILSREYNNDMNQGTYILFLGVALSVTAFPVLARILAELKLINTELGRLALSAALITDVCAWIMLVLAITLAENKTASLASLWVLLSSVAFVAFCAYVVRPAAAWVVKKTPEGEAFSEFHISLILAGVLVSGLTTDAIGTHSVFGAFVFGLAIPTGPLGVTLVEKLEDFVSGLLLPLFFAVSGLKTNIGVIRGSYTWAILILVIFLACTGKIVGTILIGFFYEMPLSEGAALGLLMNTKGLIEMIVLNVGKDQKVFDDESFAIMVVITVIMTAIVVPAVSVIYKPSRRSIYYKRRTIQVSKSDAEFRVLVCVHTPRNVPTMINLLEASNPTKKSPICVYVLHLVELSGRTSAMLIVHNTAKAEQPALHKSDAQTDHVITPFENYERRANFVSIQPLTAISPYSSMHEDICNVAEDKRVSLIIIPFHKQQTVDGEMEATNMAFRDINKNVLAHAPCSVGVLVDRGLSGGSNLLAANQVSYNVAILFFGGPDDREALCYGWRMLEHQGISLTIMRFVSGEELSGERLREQQQKHSSNNEQSVLSVQTDKDIQKQLDERLLHEFRMRCEDDDSVDYIEKVVNNGEETVAEIRTMDEHDLFIVGRGQAVVSPLTAGLTDWSECPEIGAIGDLLASSDFAATASVLVLQQYAGQGSTGEGIETPHEHDEEHFPQINQSSEGQFMSNTERV from the exons ATGATGATTGAAACAATGGCAAATGTTGGTCTTCTTTATTTCCTCTTCTTGGTAGGAGTTGAGATGGACATATCAGTGGTGCGCAACGCAGGTAAAAGGGCAGTGGCTGCAGCAATTGCCGGCATGGTCTTGCCTTTCGTCGTCGGCGCAGCCTTCTCCTTCATTCTGAGCAGAGAGTACAACAATGACATGAACCAAGGTACATACATCCTCTTCCTCGGCGTCGCGCTGTCGGTCACCGCATTTCCCGTCCTGGCTCGGATCCTCGCAGAGCTCAAACTCATCAACACAGAGCTCGGAAGGCTCGCGCTCTCGGCTGCGCTCATCACCGATGTCTGTGCTTGGATTATGTTAGTTTTGGCGATCACTTTAGCTGAGAACAAAACAGCATCGCTTGCTTCTCTTTGGGTTCTTTTGTCAAGTGTAGCATTTGTGGCGTTTTGTGCTTATGTTGTTCGACCCGCGGCTGCATGGGTAGTAAAGAAAACGCCAGAAGGAGAAGCCTTCAGTGAGTTCCACATTTCTCTTATCTTAGCAGGGGTTTTGGTCTCAGGTTTAACCACAGATGCTATTGGAACTCACTCTGTTTTTGGAGCTTTTGTGTTTGGTTTGGCAATCCCAACTGGACCCCTTGGTGTAACTCTTGTGGAGAAGCTTGAGGACTTTGTTTCGGGACTTTTGCTCCCTCTTTTCTTTGCTGTTAGTGGGCTGAAAACAAATATAGGAGTCATCAGAGGGTCATACACCTGGGCCATTCTTATTCTAGTCATTTTTCTTGCCTGCACTGGAAAAATTGTTGGAACTATACTCATTGGATTCTTTTACGAAATGCCTCTGAGTGAAGGTGCTGCACTTGGCTTACTCATGAACACAAAGGGACTAATTGAGATGATTGTACTTAATGTTGGAAAGGACCAGAAG GTGTTTGATGACGAATCATTTGCAATCATGGTGGTGATAACAGTAATAATGACCGCAATTGTTGTGCCTGCGGTATCAGTCATTTACAAACCATCAAGGAGAAGCATATACTACAAAAGAAGGACCATTCAGGTATCAAAATCAGATGCAGAGTTCAGAGTCCTAGTCTGTGTACACACCCCTAGAAATGTCCCAACCATGATCAACCTCCTTGAAGCCTCGAATCCAACAAAGAAATCCCCAATCTGCGTCTACGTGCTCCATTTGGTCGAGCTCAGTGGCCGGACATCCGCCATGCTCATTGTCCACAACACAGCAAAAGCAGAACAGCCTGCGCTCCACAAATCCGATGCTCAAACAGACCATGTCATCACCCCCTTCGAGAACTACGAGCGCCGCGCCAATTTCGTCTCGATCCAACCCTTGACAGCAATCTCGCCTTACTCCAGCATGCATGAAGACATATGCAATGTGGCAGAGGACAAACGTGTTTCGTTAATAATCATTCCTTTCCATAAACAACAAACAGTTGATGGTGAAATGGAAGCTACAAACATGGCATTTCGAGACATCAACAAGAATGTGCTAGCACATGCACCTTGCTCAGTTGGTGTTCTGGTTGATAGAGGGTTAAGTGGCGGCTCGAACCTCTTAGCTGCAAATCAAGTATCTTACAATGTAGCTATATTGTTCTTTGGAGGACCAGATGACAGAGAAGCATTGTGCTATGGATGGAGAATGTTGGAGCATCAAGGGATAAGCCTCACCATAATGCGATTTGTTTCGGGGGAAGAATTGAGTGGTGAGCGTTTGAGGGAACAACAACAGAAACATAGCAGCAACAATGAACAAAGTGTGCTGAGCGTGCAAACAGATAAGGACATTCAGAAGCAGCTTGATGAGAGGCTTCTGCATGAGTTCAGGATGAGGTGTGAGGATGATGATTCAGTTGATTATATTGAGAAGGTTGTGAACAATGGGGAGGAGACAGTTGCGGAGATAAGGACAATGGACGAACATGACCTTTTCATTGTTGGGAGAGGGCAAGCGGTGGTTTCACCACTCACTGCAGGGCTCACTGATTGGAGTGAGTGTCCTGAGATTGGAGCAATTGGAGATTTGCTAGCTTCATCTGATTTTGCAGCAACTGCTTCTGTGTTGGTACTGCAACAATATGCTGGGCAAGGGTCAACTGGTGAAGGGATAGAAACACCACATGAACATGATGAAGAACATTTTCCTCAAATTAATCAATCTTCAGAGGGACAATTTATGTCCAACACAGAACGTGTATGA